A portion of the Clostridium gelidum genome contains these proteins:
- a CDS encoding SpaA isopeptide-forming pilin-related protein yields MDANISKADNKYIDNVKAPISEEDNKAQNGEIIVTSVLECSENEYLQGVKINLYKINGLSPVLVTSKITDQDGKAIFSEVEEGCYRIIEVIDKRHFEKPKYINWNEIIIDSVNRNQRLMIVNKIKRFVSQNKHKNCI; encoded by the coding sequence ATGGATGCTAATATTTCTAAAGCTGACAATAAATATATAGATAATGTTAAAGCCCCAATATCGGAAGAAGATAATAAAGCTCAGAATGGAGAAATTATAGTTACATCAGTCTTGGAATGCTCAGAAAATGAATATTTGCAAGGTGTAAAGATTAATTTATATAAAATAAATGGATTATCTCCAGTTCTTGTAACATCTAAAATAACAGATCAAGATGGGAAAGCTATTTTTTCAGAAGTTGAAGAAGGCTGTTATAGAATAATCGAAGTTATAGATAAAAGACATTTTGAAAAACCTAAGTATATAAATTGGAATGAGATAATAATTGATAGTGTTAATAGAAATCAGAGACTAATGATAGTCAATAAAATTAAAAGATTTGTATCACAAAATAAACATAAGAATTGTATATAA
- a CDS encoding class I SAM-dependent methyltransferase, with the protein MENMSYWKEVWERKGNGNTKSLEELDGYEDTSADVKEIARQIVKELDIKETDKVLEVACGAGGLAQYIKCGEYVGVDYSSSLVKRHIELLNNSVLHGEANNLIFKDKTFDKVICFGAFHYFPNQEYAKQAISELKRVAKEAIFIGDLPLSSHRDTHLLYDKKDFDGWKVMDGYYNPCRFNVSLKLR; encoded by the coding sequence ATGGAAAACATGTCTTATTGGAAAGAAGTTTGGGAGAGAAAAGGAAATGGTAATACCAAGTCCTTGGAAGAATTGGATGGTTATGAAGATACTTCTGCTGATGTAAAAGAGATAGCAAGACAAATTGTTAAAGAATTAGATATTAAAGAAACTGATAAAGTATTAGAAGTAGCTTGTGGTGCTGGCGGATTAGCTCAATATATAAAATGTGGTGAATATGTTGGGGTAGATTATTCTTCTTCCCTTGTAAAAAGACACATAGAACTGCTTAACAATTCAGTTTTACATGGTGAAGCAAATAATTTAATTTTTAAGGATAAAACCTTCGATAAAGTAATTTGCTTTGGAGCATTTCATTATTTTCCAAATCAAGAGTATGCCAAGCAAGCAATTTCTGAATTAAAAAGAGTTGCTAAAGAAGCAATATTTATTGGAGATTTACCTCTAAGTTCACATAGAGATACTCATTTACTTTATGATAAAAAAGATTTTGACGGTTGGAAAGTCATGGATGGATACTATAATCCATGTAGATTCAATGTTTCTCTTAAATTACGTTAG
- a CDS encoding IS1182 family transposase: protein MLPLNLENLIPEDDSVRLLSHILEGLNYTKLYQAYSSVGRKPAVEPKIMFKIVSYAYSQNVYSSRKIEKACKRDINFKWLLQGYKAPDHATISRFRKEYLSNEVIEDLFYQQVKYLAGQNEILFENVFIDGTKIEANANRYTFVWKKSIYKNETKMFDKILTLAENINLEESRDFIAKKETLIDDIDKILEWLLYEKDKRNIEFVHGIGKRKTAIQKWIEQLFEYKERQEKYNFSKNILSKRNSYSKTDTDATFMRMKDDHMRNGQLKPAYNAQIAVESEYVTGVGIFDDRNDIATLIPMLNNMQEKIGYKYLNVIADSGYESEENYLFLESNNQTPYIKPQTYEKWKKRSFKNDISKRENMKYDAESDLYICHNGRKLIPTSIINRKSASGYKSEATIYECESCDNCAHKSKCTKAKGNRKMQVSKTFVEKREISYRNITTEFGTKLRMNRSIQVEGAFGVLKSDYEFNRFLTRGKNSVKTEFILLCFGYNINKLHLKIQNERTQNHLHELKSTA from the coding sequence ATATTACCATTAAATTTAGAAAACTTAATACCAGAAGATGATTCAGTCCGCTTGCTAAGCCATATATTGGAGGGATTAAATTATACAAAGTTGTATCAGGCGTACTCTTCCGTTGGAAGAAAACCGGCAGTGGAACCAAAAATCATGTTCAAAATAGTATCGTATGCTTATTCTCAAAATGTTTATTCTAGTAGAAAAATAGAGAAAGCATGCAAAAGAGATATAAATTTCAAGTGGCTACTTCAAGGCTATAAAGCACCTGATCATGCTACCATTAGTAGATTCCGTAAAGAATATCTTTCAAATGAAGTAATTGAAGATTTATTTTATCAACAAGTTAAATATCTAGCAGGTCAAAATGAAATATTATTTGAAAATGTATTTATTGATGGTACTAAAATCGAAGCGAATGCCAATCGTTATACTTTTGTTTGGAAGAAATCCATTTATAAAAATGAGACAAAAATGTTTGATAAGATTCTTACTCTTGCTGAAAATATCAATCTTGAAGAATCGAGAGACTTTATTGCTAAAAAAGAAACATTGATAGATGATATTGATAAAATTCTCGAATGGCTTTTATATGAAAAAGATAAAAGAAACATAGAGTTTGTTCACGGTATTGGTAAAAGAAAAACTGCAATTCAGAAATGGATAGAGCAACTATTTGAATATAAAGAAAGACAAGAAAAATATAATTTCAGTAAAAACATATTATCAAAAAGAAATAGTTATTCTAAAACTGATACAGATGCAACTTTTATGCGTATGAAAGATGACCATATGAGAAATGGTCAATTGAAACCTGCATATAATGCACAAATCGCAGTTGAAAGTGAATACGTAACCGGGGTCGGAATATTTGATGATAGAAATGATATAGCAACATTAATACCTATGCTTAATAATATGCAAGAAAAAATTGGGTATAAATATCTTAATGTAATTGCAGATTCTGGTTACGAAAGTGAGGAGAACTATTTATTTTTAGAATCTAACAATCAAACTCCGTATATAAAACCACAAACTTATGAAAAGTGGAAAAAAAGAAGTTTTAAAAATGATATTAGTAAACGTGAAAACATGAAATATGATGCAGAATCAGATTTATATATTTGCCATAATGGTAGAAAGTTGATTCCGACCTCTATTATTAATAGAAAATCCGCCAGTGGATACAAATCAGAGGCTACTATCTATGAGTGTGAAAGTTGTGATAACTGTGCTCATAAATCGAAGTGCACGAAAGCAAAAGGAAATAGAAAGATGCAAGTTTCAAAAACTTTTGTGGAAAAGCGTGAAATATCTTATAGAAATATCACAACTGAATTTGGAACTAAATTAAGAATGAACAGATCTATTCAGGTCGAAGGAGCATTTGGAGTTCTAAAAAGTGATTATGAATTCAATAGATTTTTAACACGTGGAAAAAATAGTGTTAAAACTGAATTTATTTTGCTTTGTTTTGGCTACAACATTAACAAATTGCATTTAAAAATACAAAATGAAAGAACCCAAAATCATCTTCATGAATTAAAATCTACTGCCTAA
- a CDS encoding sensor histidine kinase — protein sequence MIIIDGINSVLQSLAFAYVLIYCVDKNPRIDKMKLLFMTLIFTLIGTLFTGAFGNSPGMIVFSTHILALGVVCFVYKKNINNALIAHTIIYCIIGIYSIIFGNIIFEYVKGLLPIEYVDYEASFIIYIPEYILMFLCLQYIKKIEQVYKFIVNEGLLIYLLIISFAMDFTVTFYLLTMGYKTQLIKNIIYLMFLIFFLGILVYFWKAHQKSEQIYKLNEVLEIKNNELSKIKHDYGAQISYLYGLCLMERVDDLKISLKNIINNNESTPTAVEVNKNKNSLLSLALKPAIDKGIHVIIEEKCDFSLITMNEMEFYRVISNIVNNAIKAMDGQGIIIAKSYEYLGNAVIKIQNNGPKIEEYYLTDIFKIGFTTKDNDDKSHGYGLSIVKDLVESNNGKIRVKSTDTATEFKIVLPIE from the coding sequence TTGATTATTATAGATGGAATAAATTCAGTATTACAATCACTAGCATTTGCATATGTATTAATTTATTGTGTGGATAAAAACCCAAGAATAGATAAAATGAAGTTGCTTTTTATGACATTGATTTTTACGCTTATAGGAACATTATTTACAGGAGCATTTGGAAATAGCCCGGGAATGATAGTGTTTTCAACTCACATACTAGCATTAGGGGTAGTATGTTTTGTATATAAGAAAAATATAAATAATGCATTAATAGCACATACGATAATATATTGTATTATTGGAATTTATTCTATTATATTTGGAAATATAATTTTTGAGTATGTAAAAGGACTTTTACCAATTGAATATGTAGATTATGAGGCGAGTTTTATAATATATATTCCAGAATATATATTAATGTTTTTGTGTTTGCAATATATAAAAAAAATAGAACAAGTATATAAATTCATAGTAAATGAAGGTTTATTAATTTACTTATTGATAATTAGTTTTGCTATGGATTTTACAGTAACTTTTTATTTATTGACTATGGGATATAAAACTCAATTAATAAAAAATATTATATACTTAATGTTTTTAATATTTTTTCTAGGCATTTTGGTATATTTTTGGAAGGCTCATCAGAAATCAGAGCAAATATATAAATTAAATGAAGTTCTAGAAATTAAAAATAATGAGCTTAGCAAAATCAAACATGATTATGGTGCACAAATTTCATATTTATATGGTCTTTGCCTTATGGAAAGAGTTGATGATTTGAAAATATCTTTAAAAAATATTATAAATAATAATGAATCTACACCAACAGCTGTAGAAGTTAATAAAAATAAAAATTCATTGTTATCACTTGCTTTAAAGCCTGCTATAGATAAAGGAATACATGTAATAATAGAAGAAAAATGTGATTTCAGTTTAATAACTATGAATGAAATGGAATTTTATAGAGTCATATCTAATATAGTAAATAATGCAATTAAAGCAATGGATGGTCAAGGAATAATAATTGCAAAAAGCTATGAATATTTAGGCAATGCAGTAATAAAAATACAGAATAATGGACCTAAAATAGAAGAGTATTATTTGACAGATATTTTTAAAATAGGATTTACAACTAAAGATAATGATGATAAAAGCCATGGATATGGGTTAAGTATTGTAAAAGATTTAGTAGAAAGTAATAATGGGAAAATTCGTGTTAAAAGCACGGATACTGCAACTGAATTTAAAATAGTTTTACCAATTGAATAA
- the dut gene encoding dUTP diphosphatase, with protein sequence MEKYILKIKKINDKAVIPNYAHEGDAGLDLYAVQELILNPGERGLVHTGIQIELPKNTEAQIRPRSGLALKSGITTLNSPGTIDEGYRGEIGVILINHSNEIFKIEHGMKIAQMVIKPVFKVEIIETSELSESERNEKGFGSSGTR encoded by the coding sequence GTGGAAAAATATATATTGAAAATAAAAAAAATTAATGATAAGGCTGTAATACCTAATTATGCTCATGAAGGAGATGCAGGCTTAGACTTATATGCAGTGCAAGAACTGATTTTAAATCCAGGAGAAAGAGGACTAGTACATACTGGAATACAAATAGAGTTACCTAAAAATACAGAAGCTCAAATAAGACCAAGAAGTGGTTTAGCCTTAAAAAGTGGAATAACTACCTTAAACTCACCAGGAACGATAGATGAAGGGTATAGAGGAGAAATTGGAGTTATTTTAATCAACCACAGTAATGAAATTTTTAAAATAGAACACGGAATGAAAATTGCTCAAATGGTAATAAAGCCTGTATTTAAAGTTGAGATAATAGAAACATCAGAATTGTCAGAGAGTGAAAGAAACGAGAAGGGATTTGGATCTTCAGGAACAAGATAA